From Salvia splendens isolate huo1 chromosome 16, SspV2, whole genome shotgun sequence, a single genomic window includes:
- the LOC121770169 gene encoding piriformospora indica-insensitive protein 2-like, whose protein sequence is MEDMTLMSRIINPVEQDALYRILDSVSPEELIFIENPALIGSLSGKIGNLIRLRRLVLTESGGSGGVSNWIGEFAYLEQLTLLRNRFSGEIPMDAFRNMKKLKILYLSENAFQGAMPESIGSATALVKLDLSHNGFSGKITENLTCLKKVELLK, encoded by the exons atggaagatatgaCATTAATGTCTCGTATCATCAACCCGGTGGAGCAAGACGCGCTCTACCGCATCCTCGACTCCGTCAGCCCAG AGGAGCTGATCTTCATCGAGAATCCCGCTCTAATCGGCTCCCTCAGCGGCAAAATCGGAAACCTAATACGACTGCGGCGACTGGTTCTCACCGAAAGCGGCGGCTCCGGCGGCGTCTCCAACTGGATCGGTGAGTTCGCCTATCTCGAGCAGCTCACGCTCTTGAGAAACAGATTCTCCGGCGAGATCCCAATGGATGCTTTTCGGAACATGAAGAAGCTAAAGATTCTATATCTGAGCGAGAATGCCTTCCAAGGAGCGATGCCGGAATCAATCGGATCCGCGACTGCGTTGGTGAAGCTCGATTTGAGCCACAACGGATTCTCTGGAAAAATTACAGAGAATCTCACGTGCTTGAAGAAGGTGGagttattaaaataa